Within the Micromonospora citrea genome, the region GCGACGACGTCCAGCCCTGGCGGTGCAGCCGTTCGATGCCGTCCAGCAGCAGGTCCAGCGCGAACTCGAACTCGAACTGGTCGTCGCAGCCCTGCCCCACGACCGACTCGTCGTCGTGGGACGCCGCGGCGGCGATCTCGGCGAGGCGCGGGAACCGGGCGGCGACCTCCGCCGGCAGGGCCGCCGGAGGACCGGGATCGGTCCCGCCGGACCGGCCGGCGCGCCGGGACGCGTCGAACAACTCCTGACTGAAGCCCAGGATCCGACTGCCCATCGCGTGCATCACGTGGTGTGCGAGATCGGTGGAGAACCCGCCGGCCAGGAGCGTGCCGACCGTCGAGTCGAGGTAGGAGAGGATGGCCGGCGTCGCCATGTTCCGCGACTCGATCGCGAGCGGCGCCCAGGGGTGGCGCCGCAGCACCTGCCGCGCCGAGAGGACGCGCCGGCGGAGGGTGTGCTTCCAGTCGGCGTCGGCGGCGGGCGGGTCGATCTCGCCGACGACCACGTCGATCATGCCGTCGAGCAGCTCGTCCTTGTTGGCCACGTGCTTGTAGAGGGCCATCGGCACGACACCCAGATCCTGGGCGAGGTTGCGCATGCTGAGGGACTCGATCCCGGCCTCGTCGGCGAGCGCCACGGCCGCGTGCAGGATCCGGTCCCTGCTCAGCGGTGCCCGGCGCAGCGTCTCGGCCATCTCGTCCCCGTCTCTCGGCAGCGGATTGAACCCTATCCGCCTTGACGGGTGTACGCCGTACACCTACCCTCAGGTGTACGGCGTACACCAGGGAGGGATCATGAAGGCGATCGTCCAGGACCGGTACGGCCCGCCGGAGACCCTCGCACTCGCGGACGTCCCCACGCCGGCGCCCGCCGCCGACGAGGTGCTCGTGCGGGTCGAGGCGGCGGCGCTGAACGCGTACGACTGGCATGCCATGCGGGGCGACCCCCGACTCGCCCGGCTGACGATGGGCCTGTCGAGGCCCCGGGCCCGCATCCGCGGCCGCGACTTCGCCGGCCGGGTCGAGGCCGTCGGCGCCCACGTCCGACGACTGCGCCCGGGCGACCCCGTCTTCGGCGACCTCGGCGACGCCAACGGCGCCTTCGCCGAGTACGTGTGCGTGCCCGAGACCACGGTCGCGCCGATGCCGGCGAACCTGACACCGCAGCAGGCCGCCGCCCTGCCGTTGGCCGGCACCACCGCACTGACGGGACTGTGCGACGTCGGGCGGGTCGGGGCTGGGGACCGCGTCCTCGTCAACGGCGCCTCCGGCGGCGTCGGCACCCTGGCGGTGCAACTGGCCAAGGCGCTCGGCGCGACCGTGACCGGGGTGTGCAGCACCCGCAACGTCGACCTGGTCCACTCCCTCGGCGCCGACCACGTCGTCGACTACACCCGCGAGGACTTCGCCCGCGACACGCGCCGCCACGACGTCGTGTTCGACCTCGTCGGCAACCGTTCCCTCACCGCGCTCCGGCGGGCGCTGACCCCGACCGGGACGCTGGTGCTCTCCGGCGGCGGCGTGTACCGCGGCGGCAGCCTCATCGGACCGGTCTGGCTGCTCGCACGCGGCCGGCTGATGGCGCCCCTCGCCCGGCACCGCATCGTCACCCTCACGGCGACACCCGACCGGCAGCACCTCGACACGCTTCGCGCCCACGCCGAGGCCGGCCGGCTCACCCCGGTCATCGACCGGACCTATCCGCTCCACGAGGTGCCTCGGGCCATCCGCTACCTCGAAGCCGAACACGCACGGGCGAAGGTGGTCATCACCGTCTGACGTCGCGGCCACGCCCGCCGGCCGGCCCGCTGCGGCGCGACACGGACGGCGCTGGCCGGAGCGTGCGCGGGCCGGCCGGCCGGCTCCGGCGCCCGCGCCGGAGCCACCCTGCCCGCCCCGGGTCGTGGGGCGGCCCGCCGGAACCGCGTGGTGCGGCGGCGACCACCTCGCCACCCTGACCCTCTCCAGGACGAGGAGATGCTCGCCGCGCTGGTGCGGCGCCGCCTGCGCCCGCTGTCGAAGGTGCGCGACAGCCAGCGGGAACCGCCGGCCGGCACCCCGCTCGCCCTGCTGCAGGAGAACATGAACGCCGACGCCGACGCCGACGCCGACGCCGACGCCGACGCCGACGCGGTCGAGCTGCACCTCCATCCGCAGACCGTCCGCCGCCGGCTGCGTCAGCACCCCGCCGGTCTGGCGGATCCACCGGACTACCTCGGGGAGAGTGTCCGGGGTGGGCGATATCGTCGCCGCCATGAGCACGCTCGACCGCCGCGCCCTCAACCGGGCGCTCCTGGCCCGCCAGCTCCTGCTGCGGCGGCACGACATGCCGGTCACCGACGCCCTCGAGCACCTCGTGGGGTTGCAGGCGCAGGAGCCGCTGGAGCCGTACGTCGGGTTGTGGAGCCGTCTGGCCGGCTTCCAGCCGCCGGCACTGGCCGAGCTGCTGGTGAGCCGGCGGGCGGTCCGCACGCTGCTGATGCGTCGCACCCTTCACCTGGTCACCGCCCGCGACTGTCTCGCCCTGCGGCCGGTGCACCAGGCGATGCTGGTCAAACGCATGTGGTCCACGCTGCGTCGGATGCTGCCCGGCGTCGACCTCGACGAGCTGGCGAAACTGGGCCGGCCGGTGTTCGAGGAGCGGCCGCGGATGCTGACCGAGGCGGCCCGCGAGATCGCCGACCGCTGGCCGGGAGTGGAGCCGCGCTGGCTCGGCGACGCGCTCAGCACACTGGTGCCGCTCGTGCAGGTGCCACCCCGCGGCGTCTGGGGCCAGCGCGGCGCCGCGCACAACACGACGGTCGAGGCGTGGTTGGGCCGCCCGTTGGAACCCGAGTCGCCGGCCACCGTCGACGCGCTGGTCCTGCGCTACCTCGCCGCTCACGGCCCGGCGGCCGCCGCCGACATCCGTGCCTGGTCGGGGCTGAGCGGGCTGCGGGAGTCCGTCCAACGGTTGCGCCCGCGGCTGCGGACCTTCCGCGACGAACGCGGCCGCGAGCTGCTCGACGTGCCCGACGGCGCGCTGCCCGACCCCGAGACCCCGGCGCCGCCGCGATTCCTGCCGGCTTTCGACAACGCGGTGCTCGGCTACGACGACCGCAGTCGCGTCATCGACGACGAGCATCGCGGGCTGAGCGTCACGGGCGCCCGCTTCCTGCTGGTCGACGGCCGGGTCGCGGGCACCTGGGCGGTCACCGCCGACGACGGCGCCGCGACGTTGCGGATCACGCCGCTGCGCGCGCTGACGACGGGCGAACGCGACGCCGTCGTCGCCGAGGGCGAGGACATGCTGGGCATGTTCCAGCCGGAGCCGCGCCGCGGCGACCGCGTCCTGATCGCCGACGCCTGACGCAGGTGGGCGCCGTGGCAGATCCGGAAATGGCGTTCTCCCGCCCGCGTGCCGAGCCATGGACTCCGCCGATGCCTGAGGTGTCGGGGGACTTCGAGATCCACATCACGGCTCACGCCGCACAGGCCGACAAGCTGTCGGCGTTCGCCGCCGATCGTGGGATGAAGTTCGTCCACATCGTGCTCGACCGCGGCGCGTACGTCTCGCAACCGATGCTCACCCCGACCGGGCGAGGCACCCTGACCGAGCAGCACGCCGCGGTGCGGCGCTGGCAGGGCGAACTGCGCGAGGCCGACATCCACCCGTGCCGCTCGAAGATCGAGGCCGCGCCGTGGTGCGCCGGCGTGCCGCAGTCGGACGAGCAGGCCGCCACCGAGCCGGGCGACCGGTACTTCGAGCATCACGTCAAACTGCTGCTGTTCCGCCCGGCGGTGGCGGATCTGCTGGCCTCACCGACCTGGTCGCGGCGCACGGCGCGCGGCTGTCCCGCAACGCCCGCCGGGAGCTGGCCGACGGCGCGCAGGAACGGTTCGTCAACCAACGCTGCCACGGCGTCGGCCTGGCCACGGCGAGGAAGCGGCTGGACGAGCTCGTCGACACCCTCCGCGCCGCGGGCCACGAGCCCACGGCGGTGGAGCAGGAGTACGTCGTGTTCGACAGCGACCGCCACCACGACCATGGCTGGCTCGACTCGCCCACGCCGACGGCGAGCGGTTGGGCCCGGGACCGCGAGACCCGGATGAGGTCCGCGCCGGCCGGCACCCCGCACTACCCGCCGACCTACCGGCCGCTGCCCGCCGGCCCGACGGTCCGCCAGCGGGCGGCCTTCGACCCGGCCCTCAAGCAGTACCCGAACGCCTACCGGGCCGGCGAGCCCGACTTCCTCGTGGCGGCCACCGGCCGCTCTGGACCGACGCCCGGCGCGCCGCCATGCGCCACGTCCTGACGGCCGTCGCCGCGAGCGACTGGGGTCGGCACCTGGTCCTGCGGGGCAGCGTCACGATGGCGGCCTGGGTCGGCGACGCCGCCCGCGAGCCGGGCGACCTCGACTTCGTCGTCACCCCGCACACCATCACCAGCGACAGCGCCGACGCCCGGGCGCTGCTCGACGAGATCAGGACCGCCGTCCGCGCCACGCCCGGCGCCGGCCTGCGACCAGACGCGATCACCGAGTCCGCCATCTGGACGTACGAACGAGCGGACGGACGCCGCCCCGTCATCCCGTTCAGCGCGCCGCAGGCGCCGGACGGCCACGTGCAGGTCGACATCACCGTCGACCAGGCCCTCGTCCGGCAGCTCATGAGGCCGGAACTCGGCGCCGAAGCCGACACGTTCACCGCCGAGACCGTGCTGTCCCGGCAGGTCGACTGGACCAACTGCACCGACGAGTATCCCGGCGTCACGGGCACCGCCGAGCAGTGGAGCAGGCGGCTGGCGCTCGCCCTCGACCGCGCCTGGGCCTGACCCTGCCGGGGCGGATCATTCGCAGCGGTCCTCGGCGCCCCGGCCGTACGGCTCGCAGCAGTCGGGGCGGTGGCGGTAGATTCGCAGGTCACGGCCGCGCCGGTGGCCGTACTCGGTGGTGATCTCGTACAGGCAGGTCTGCCAGACGACGGTCTCCCCGCCGCCGGGCACGACCTGGCCGTCGCCCGGCCCGCCGCGCAGCAGCACGTCCACGTTCCGACGGTACGCACACCACGGGCGGGCGGGGCCGGGTATCGGATTCTGCCGTTCGCGCGAGGCCGCGGCCGGCCCTGTCGACCGGAAGGCCGTGGCCGCGGACCGCCGTCGTCAGCCACGGCCGACGGCTCGTCACCGCCGCCCGCTCGTCGCGGGGTCCGTCGGCCGGGCCCGCCCGGGCGCGCTCACCTGGCGGCGGGGTGCAGGCCGCCGACGAACGCGGCGAACGTGGCCCGCTCCTCCTCGGTCATCGGCGCCTTCGGAATCATGATCGCCTGAAGCTTGCCGAACATGACGTACCAGACCTCGGACGTCTCGACGACGCGGCCGAGACCGCTCCACCGGAACCGCGACTCGGCAAGCGGGTAGGTCAGGGTGAGCCACTCGTCGTCCAACGTGATGTGCAGCCCGTCCCTGATGACGTCGGACTGCATACGCACCGACTGCGCCACCGTGATCGGCGGGATCGCCACCACGAACAGCAGCCCGAGGACCAGGACACCGTAGGCGAGCGGCGCCGACGGCTTCAGGGCCACCAGGGCGACGCCGAGGACGATCAGCACCCAGCCCATGACGCGGAGGGGTCTCAGCTGCGGCCGGAGGACGAAGTGGAGCGTCCGCCGCAGCTGTTTCTCGTCGTAGGGGACCAGCATGGAGATCCGCATCGCCGCATCCTTCCAGCCCTCGGCGGTCCCGCGCCGGCCGGCCGTCGAGCAGGGCCCTGCCGTCGCCGGTACCCGACACGCCGCGTCATCGGTGTCGCTTCCCGGCCGGATCCGGTGCCGGGTCCACCCGTTTGAGTTCGGTCCAGCCGCTCCAGCCCCGCGCCCGCAACAGCTCGATCAACCGACGGGCCGGCGGTACCGCCTCGAACGCCAGCCTGTCCATCAGCCCGGCCAGCGGCGGCTCGATGTCGGTGTCGTCGACGTAGTCCTCACCCCGCTCGTCGGCCATTCGCGTGACGTAGGCCGCCAGTCGGTCGGCGAGTTCCACCAGCCGGGGGTCGTCGTCGGTGCGGTCCAGCGCCTCGCTAAGAGTGTGGAAGAAGTCGATGAGCTGCGGGTCGGTGATCTGCTCGCGCTTGCGTTCCATCCACTCCGAAACCCGCTCGGGCGAGTGCGCGGCCAGCAGGATCCAGCCGTCGCGCTCGACGCGGACGATCCGCTCGTCGACGCCGAGCGCGCGCAGCCGGTCGAGATACCCGACCACCTCCGGGGGCAGCGCCAGGCTGTCCCCGGAGGCGAGCCGGGCGATCCGCTCCCGGTGCCGCTGCCGCTGCCGGATCTGCTCCCGCAGCCGCCTGTCGATGTCCGCGACCGCCGCCGCGAACTGCTCCTCGTCGGCCCGCAGCAGCTCCCCGACGCGGGCCAGCGGAACCCCGGCCTCGGCGAGGGTGCGGATCTTGATCAGCTGCACCACGGCTCCGGCGTCGTACCTGCGGTAGCCGGAGTGGTCCCGCTCCGGCTCCGGCAGCAGCCCCTTGGCGTGGTAGTGCCGCACCGCGCGCACCGTCACTCCGGCGTACGACGCCAGCTCACCGATGGTCAGCATCCTGCCGGTCTCCTCGTCGGGGTGGATTCGCGCAGGCCGCCTGCCCGGCTGCGCCCTGCGCCCCGCGGATGATCTGGGCGATCTCCGGGGCGTGGGTGAAGACCAGCCCGTGGTCGGCGGCGAGCCAGAACGTGGCGGTCTGCGGCCGCTCGCGGACCAGCCGTTCGACGCCGGCCCGCCAGTTCCGGTTGAGCCGCGGGGCGTGCTCGCCGCCGCTGTCGCCGGCCATCGACATCGACATGACCATGCTGACGGGCCCGACGACCTTGCGGTGCAGGTCGAGGATTCCGGACCGAACCGCGTCGATCTCGATGTTGAGGTCGAGGGTCTCCTGCGCGGTGAGCAGCACCTGGCGTTCCGTGCCTCGCAGGGTCTCGTGCTGTATCGCCAGGCCCTCCCACAGCGCGAGGAACTCCGCCCTGTCGGCGTCGGTGACGAACGGTTCGGGCACCGGGTTCGCGCCGTCGATGAGGACGAGCCCGGCGACGCTCCCAGGGTGCTCGCAGGCGTGGTGCAGGGCCAGGTCCGCACCCAGCGAGTAACCCACGAGCACCGGCGCCGAGGGCAGATCGAGGCGTTCCAGCTCCGCCATCACGGCGGCGAGGTCGCTGCGGAACGCCTCGAACGAGTACCGGTCGGCGGCCGAGGCGAAGCCGTGACCCCGCAGGTCGAAGGTGATGACGTCGTGGTCGCTCCGCAGCAGCCCGATCAGCTCGTGCAGGTCCGCCTGTGTCGAGTTCAGCCCGGGGCACAGGACCAGCGGTCGTCCCCGGCCACCGCGGGACACCGGGATCGTGACGCCGTCGTGGTGGATCGTGAAGTGCCGCACGGCCGTCTCGCTCCTCTCGGGCTGCCTCCCGCCGTCGCCTTGGTTCGCGTACGCCTCGGGCACTCCGGCGACCTCGGTCGCACCGGTCTTCGTGGTCATGTCACCATGCTCGCCGGTTGACCCTGCGTCAGGGTCAACCGCCGGGCGTCCCCGCCCCGGTGCGCAGCGCGGTCGTCACCGGGCACGAGGCCGTCCCGGAATTGCCGGAACGACGACCGGCCGGGCCGCTCGACGAGATTCTTCCCCGGGAAGGTCGCGCCCGCGTGGGCGTGCCGACCTGGGCCGCTCACCGCATTGAGGGTCTCGCCGCCGCGCTCCGGCGAAATCGCGGAAAAGTTTCAACCGGCCGTTCAGCGATACCGTTTCATGGCATGGTGGCTGACCAGAATTCCACGATCGAACTCGGCATGGCAGAGCTTCGCGCCGTCGCCGGATACGCGGCGCAGTGTGCGCGGCCCGCACTGGCGATCTTCGAACGCTCCCGTCCCGACGATGGGCGCCCGCGAGCGGCGATCGACGCCGCGCAGGCGTTCGCGGACGGAGCCAGACGGAGCAAGGCGATCCGTGACAGCGCGTGGGCGGCGAACCGGGCGTACCAGGAGACGCGCGACGCGGGCCAGACTGCGGCGAGCGACGCCGCCCGCGCGGCCGTCGCCGCCGCCAGCGCCGCATTCCTTCACCCGCTGGCGAAGGCCACCCAGGTCAAGCACATCCTCGGAGCGGCCGCTCACGCGGCCCGAGCCCTCGAACTCGACGCCGGCGACGACCCGGACGTCGGCATCGACCACATCGAGCGGGCCGCAGGGCTGGCCGCCCCCGTCGTGGTGAGCGTGCTGGCGCGTTACCCGAACGCCCCGGGCGGCGGCGGCCGTGCGGGAGAGTTGCTGCGGCGACTCGACGCGTCGCTGCGCCGACCGCCGACCGGCCGCTGACCGGGACGCCCCGCACCGCGCCCTGTGCCCCGGCACGTCCGAGACGCCCCGGGCGTACGCCGGTTCACGGCGCACGCCCGGGGCGGGAAGCAGGACGTACCGGAAGGCCCTGCCGGCCCTCGCGGTGGTCGTCGGTCAGCGCGACCTCTTCGTCGTCCGCTTGCGGGGTGGCGTCAACAGGTCGGCGATCGCGTTGATCGTCGACGGCACCAGGCGGTAGTAGGCCCAGACGCCGCGCTTCTCGCGTTCCAGCAGGCCGGCCTCGGTGAGGATCCGCAGGTGATGACTCACGGTCGGCTGGGACAGGCCCAGCGGCGCGGTGAGGTCACTGACGGACGCCTCGCCCTCCGGAGCGGACTGGATCAGGCTGAGCAACCGGAGTCGGGCCGGATCGGCGAACGCCTTCAGCACTCCCGCCAGTCGCTCGGCGTCGGCACGTTTGATCGGCTCGCCGGCAAGCGGCGAGACGGCAGGCATGGCAGTCCTCGCAGTTCCCACGCCCTGCATCGTTCCACCAATACCTGCGAAAGACTGGCAGATTCGCATCAGTACCCGATGGCGGTCGCCAGGACAGCGGGATCCGGGCGACGGCCGGCGGAGCAACCCGCTGATGTAACGCCCCGCGACCCGTGGGCGCATACCCAACCAGACGCCAGTCGATGGCGTCGGGTGACAGGGACGGTGCACCCGACCATCCCCCGCCATCCGGAAGGGGCCCGTCCCTGTCACCCTGCGAGATCCTCGTCGCCGGCCCGCCGGCCACGGACAACCGCTCCCGGCCGCTGGTGGATCAGGCCAGGATCTCGACGTACCCGCCGGCGCCGTGCACGCGAATCCGCTGCCCGTCCCGGATCAGCCTGGTCGCGTGCTCCACGCCGACGAGGGCGGGCAGCCCGTACTCCCTGGCGATCACCGCCCCGTGGGTCATGAGGCCGCCGATCTCCGTCACCAACCCCGCGATCGCGACGAACAGGGGCGACCAGCTCGGGTCGGTGTAGGCGGTGACCAGGATGTCGCCCGGTTCGAGACTCGCCTCCGCCATGTCCAGGACGACCCGGGCCCGACCCTCGACGATCCCGCCGGAGACCGGGAGGCCGACCAGCGCGCCGGCCGGTACGTCGTCGCGCCGGTACGCCCCGGCGACGCCCTCACCGTCCGACGTGAGCACCCGGGGCGGCGTCAGCGACTGGTACGACCTGAACTCGTCCTTCCGCCGGCGGATGAGCCGGTCGTCCGCCCGGTTCGTGCGCGCGACGTCGTGGAATTCCTGGAACGTGAGATAGAAGACGTCCTCCCTCTCGCGGAGCACGTCGGCCCGAACGAGGCGCTCGGCCTCCGCCAGCAGGGCCTGCTTGTAGACGAAGTAGCGGCTGATGATGGCGTACTTCGGGTACTCCCGGTATCCGATGAAGGTTCGGACCCGGTCGATCATCCGCTTCGTCTCCTCCGCCTTCCGCTCCCCGTCGGGCAGGGCCCGCAAGCGCTCCAGCACCTCCCGTTCCTTCTGCTCCGCCTGCCGGCGCCCCTGCGCGAAGCGCCGCTCCCGAGCGCCCGGCTCGAGGTTCCGGACGTTGTCGAGGATGGCCGGCACGAGCGTGGTGGGGCGCTCGCTCCAGCGCGGCCTCGTGATGTCGATCTCGCCGACGCAGCGCATGCCGTACGCGTCGAGGTAGGCCGCGATGGCGTCGCGCGCCTCGGCCCCGCCCGGGAGCTTCGGCAGCTCGTCGAGGAAGCCCTCGTCGTCGACGCCCTGCAGGAACGCCACCACCTCCGGGTGCGGGCGGATCACGTCCGCGACGTCGAGCAGCGCCAGCCCCATCTCCGAGGTGACGTTGCCGGGGGCGGAGAGGGTGAGGGCGTCGGCCGCGTTCTCCTCACCCAGCCACTCCCGCAGCCGGTCGTTGAGCCACCAGGTGGCCTCCATCCCCGCCATGATCGCCTGCATGCTCAGCGGGTCGCCGAGCACCCGCTTGTGCTCCTGGAAGGCCTCCAGCAGGAAGTCGAACAGCGCCGGTCCGGTCTTCGTCCGGATGTCGCGGCGCAGGGCGGCGACGGAGGCCCGGCTGCGCTCGATCAGCTCGGTGACGATGGCCGGGTCGGTCTCGATCGGGGCGGGCGGGCCGCCGACCGGCGGGCCGCCGGGGCCAGCCTCCGAGGGCGTCAGCACGAAGTCGTCGCGGTCGAGGACGGTCTCCAGCGCGTCCCTGATCAGCGGGTCACCCTTTCCCATCACCTCGAGGAGGCCGGGGCGGCTCGCGGGT harbors:
- a CDS encoding putative immunity protein, with amino-acid sequence MTLRQGQPPGVPAPVRSAVVTGHEAVPELPERRPAGPLDEILPREGRARVGVPTWAAHRIEGLAAALRRNRGKVSTGRSAIPFHGMVADQNSTIELGMAELRAVAGYAAQCARPALAIFERSRPDDGRPRAAIDAAQAFADGARRSKAIRDSAWAANRAYQETRDAGQTAASDAARAAVAAASAAFLHPLAKATQVKHILGAAAHAARALELDAGDDPDVGIDHIERAAGLAAPVVVSVLARYPNAPGGGGRAGELLRRLDASLRRPPTGR
- a CDS encoding MerR family transcriptional regulator; translated protein: MLTIGELASYAGVTVRAVRHYHAKGLLPEPERDHSGYRRYDAGAVVQLIKIRTLAEAGVPLARVGELLRADEEQFAAAVADIDRRLREQIRQRQRHRERIARLASGDSLALPPEVVGYLDRLRALGVDERIVRVERDGWILLAAHSPERVSEWMERKREQITDPQLIDFFHTLSEALDRTDDDPRLVELADRLAAYVTRMADERGEDYVDDTDIEPPLAGLMDRLAFEAVPPARRLIELLRARGWSGWTELKRVDPAPDPAGKRHR
- a CDS encoding TetR/AcrR family transcriptional regulator — translated: MAETLRRAPLSRDRILHAAVALADEAGIESLSMRNLAQDLGVVPMALYKHVANKDELLDGMIDVVVGEIDPPAADADWKHTLRRRVLSARQVLRRHPWAPLAIESRNMATPAILSYLDSTVGTLLAGGFSTDLAHHVMHAMGSRILGFSQELFDASRRAGRSGGTDPGPPAALPAEVAARFPRLAEIAAAASHDDESVVGQGCDDQFEFEFALDLLLDGIERLHRQGWTSSRRPG
- a CDS encoding YcxB family protein — protein: MRISMLVPYDEKQLRRTLHFVLRPQLRPLRVMGWVLIVLGVALVALKPSAPLAYGVLVLGLLFVVAIPPITVAQSVRMQSDVIRDGLHITLDDEWLTLTYPLAESRFRWSGLGRVVETSEVWYVMFGKLQAIMIPKAPMTEEERATFAAFVGGLHPAAR
- a CDS encoding ArsR/SmtB family transcription factor; this translates as MQGVGTARTAMPAVSPLAGEPIKRADAERLAGVLKAFADPARLRLLSLIQSAPEGEASVSDLTAPLGLSQPTVSHHLRILTEAGLLEREKRGVWAYYRLVPSTINAIADLLTPPRKRTTKRSR
- a CDS encoding NAD(P)-dependent alcohol dehydrogenase, which translates into the protein MKAIVQDRYGPPETLALADVPTPAPAADEVLVRVEAAALNAYDWHAMRGDPRLARLTMGLSRPRARIRGRDFAGRVEAVGAHVRRLRPGDPVFGDLGDANGAFAEYVCVPETTVAPMPANLTPQQAAALPLAGTTALTGLCDVGRVGAGDRVLVNGASGGVGTLAVQLAKALGATVTGVCSTRNVDLVHSLGADHVVDYTREDFARDTRRHDVVFDLVGNRSLTALRRALTPTGTLVLSGGGVYRGGSLIGPVWLLARGRLMAPLARHRIVTLTATPDRQHLDTLRAHAEAGRLTPVIDRTYPLHEVPRAIRYLEAEHARAKVVITV
- a CDS encoding alpha/beta fold hydrolase, producing the protein MTTKTGATEVAGVPEAYANQGDGGRQPERSETAVRHFTIHHDGVTIPVSRGGRGRPLVLCPGLNSTQADLHELIGLLRSDHDVITFDLRGHGFASAADRYSFEAFRSDLAAVMAELERLDLPSAPVLVGYSLGADLALHHACEHPGSVAGLVLIDGANPVPEPFVTDADRAEFLALWEGLAIQHETLRGTERQVLLTAQETLDLNIEIDAVRSGILDLHRKVVGPVSMVMSMSMAGDSGGEHAPRLNRNWRAGVERLVRERPQTATFWLAADHGLVFTHAPEIAQIIRGAQGAAGQAACANPPRRGDRQDADHR
- the rph gene encoding rifamycin-inactivating phosphotransferase; its protein translation is MRTPEGFDQAENACHPGGRRGAAEDGGPGGVTTVGQYVAGLQEVDETHVATVGGKGAHLGALSRIDGVRVPAGFCVTTDAFRRIMAEAPQIDDRLDRLARLDPGDREAVGTLSAEIRRTIEGVAVPDDVAAAITGALARLGEQAAYAVRSSATAEDLPTASFAGQQDTYLNVVGPAAILGHVSRCWASLFTERAVTYRQRNGIDHRAAHMAVVVQQMVLPDAAGILFTADPVTGNRKVVTIEASFGLGEALVSGLVNPDVHRVRDGEIVARAVAAKERAVHALPAGGTREMAIDPRRREQPALTDEQVVRLARLGRRIEAHFGRPQDIEWCLVDDDFQVVQSRPITTLFPVPAARDRENRVYLSVGHQQMMTDAMRPLGVSMWQLTAMAPMHEAGGRLFVDVTARLASPASRPGLLEVMGKGDPLIRDALETVLDRDDFVLTPSEAGPGGPPVGGPPAPIETDPAIVTELIERSRASVAALRRDIRTKTGPALFDFLLEAFQEHKRVLGDPLSMQAIMAGMEATWWLNDRLREWLGEENAADALTLSAPGNVTSEMGLALLDVADVIRPHPEVVAFLQGVDDEGFLDELPKLPGGAEARDAIAAYLDAYGMRCVGEIDITRPRWSERPTTLVPAILDNVRNLEPGARERRFAQGRRQAEQKEREVLERLRALPDGERKAEETKRMIDRVRTFIGYREYPKYAIISRYFVYKQALLAEAERLVRADVLREREDVFYLTFQEFHDVARTNRADDRLIRRRKDEFRSYQSLTPPRVLTSDGEGVAGAYRRDDVPAGALVGLPVSGGIVEGRARVVLDMAEASLEPGDILVTAYTDPSWSPLFVAIAGLVTEIGGLMTHGAVIAREYGLPALVGVEHATRLIRDGQRIRVHGAGGYVEILA
- a CDS encoding nucleotidyl transferase AbiEii/AbiGii toxin family protein gives rise to the protein MRHVLTAVAASDWGRHLVLRGSVTMAAWVGDAAREPGDLDFVVTPHTITSDSADARALLDEIRTAVRATPGAGLRPDAITESAIWTYERADGRRPVIPFSAPQAPDGHVQVDITVDQALVRQLMRPELGAEADTFTAETVLSRQVDWTNCTDEYPGVTGTAEQWSRRLALALDRAWA
- a CDS encoding winged helix DNA-binding domain-containing protein, whose translation is MSTLDRRALNRALLARQLLLRRHDMPVTDALEHLVGLQAQEPLEPYVGLWSRLAGFQPPALAELLVSRRAVRTLLMRRTLHLVTARDCLALRPVHQAMLVKRMWSTLRRMLPGVDLDELAKLGRPVFEERPRMLTEAAREIADRWPGVEPRWLGDALSTLVPLVQVPPRGVWGQRGAAHNTTVEAWLGRPLEPESPATVDALVLRYLAAHGPAAAADIRAWSGLSGLRESVQRLRPRLRTFRDERGRELLDVPDGALPDPETPAPPRFLPAFDNAVLGYDDRSRVIDDEHRGLSVTGARFLLVDGRVAGTWAVTADDGAATLRITPLRALTTGERDAVVAEGEDMLGMFQPEPRRGDRVLIADA